A window of Apium graveolens cultivar Ventura chromosome 8, ASM990537v1, whole genome shotgun sequence contains these coding sequences:
- the LOC141680187 gene encoding glutathione S-transferase T3-like, whose product MEGSFVSLLNDGSFEDFLFSQPASQSQPPFQSEPQPQKEAAKSNKGKRSKNFLTEEDMLLISAWLNISVDPVQGNNQTHTCYWDMIWKYYDENKEGLQSDRTSNSLCNRWCTINEKVAKFVGFYNQVCSKNQSVTTEQNKIDETIETYETILKEKFMFIRHWHVLRFSPKFQATMDKKNKPGKDKEASSQSVDSQIHISL is encoded by the exons ATGGAAGGCTCATTCGTATCTTTACTCAATGATGGGTCATTTGAAGATTTCTTATTTTCTCAACCTGCTTCTCAATCTCAGCCCCCTTTTCAATCCGAACCTCAACCACAAAAAGAAGCTGCGAAATCAAATAAGGGAAAACGGTCAAAAAATTTCTTGACTGAAGAAGATATGTTGCTTATTTCTGCTTGGTTAAATATTAGCGTGGATCCGGTACAAGGTAACAACCAAACACATACGTGTTATTGGGATATGATTTGGAAATATTACGACGAAAATAAAGAAGGTCTTCAGAGTGATCGAACATCAAACTCCCTGTGTAATCGATGGTGTACAATTAATGAAAAAGTGGCTAAATTTGTGGGATTCTATAATCAAGTTTGCTCAAAAAATCAAAGTGTAACAACTGAGCAAAATAAG ATTGATGAAACAATAGAGACATACGAGACAATATTGAAGGAGAAGTTTATGTTCATACGTCATTGGCATGTATTGCGATTTTCACCAAAGTTTCAAGCTACTATGGATAAGAAAAACAAGCCGGGTAAGGACAAGGAGGCTTCCTCACAAAGTGTTGACAGTCAAATTCATATCAGCTTATAA